Proteins from a single region of Bos javanicus breed banteng chromosome 7, ARS-OSU_banteng_1.0, whole genome shotgun sequence:
- the ADGRL1 gene encoding adhesion G protein-coupled receptor L1 isoform X5 — MGGWGGAPHLSDISAALVPPPEPGMVAVFVCPGTLQKVLEPTSTHESEHQSGAWCKDPLQAGDRIYVMPWIPYRTDTLTEYASWEDYVAARHTTTYRLPNRVDGTGFVVYDGAVFYNKERTRNIVKYDLRTRIKSGETVINTANYHDTSPYRWGGKTDIDLAVDENGLWVIYATEGNNGRLVVSQLNPYTLRFEGTWETGYDKRSASNAFMVCGVLYVLRSVYVDDDSEAAGNRVDYAFNTNANREEPVSLAFPNPYQFVSSVDYNPRDNQLYVWNNYFVVRYSLEFGPPDPSAGPATSPPLSTTTTARPTPLTSTASPAATTPLRRAPLTTHPVGAINQLGPDLPPATAPAPSTRRPPAPNLHVSPELFCEPREVRRVQWPATQQGMLVERPCPKGTRGIASFQCLPALGLWNPRGPDLSNCTSPWVNQVAQKIKSGENAANIASELARHTRGSIYAGDVSSSVKLMEQLLDILDAQLQALRPIERESAGKNYNKMHKRERTCKDYIKAVVETVDNLLRPEALESWKDMNATEQAHTATMLLDVLEEGAFLLADNVREPARFLAAKQNVVLEVTVLNTEGQVQELVFPQEYPSENSIQLSANTIKQNSRNGVVKVVFILYNNLGLFLSTENATVKLAGEAGSGGPGGASLVVNSQVIAASINKESSRVFLMDPVIFTVAHLEAKNHFNANCSFWNYSERSMLGYWSTQGCRLVESNKTHTTCACSHLTNFAVLMAHREIYQGRINELLLSVITWVGIVISLVCLAICISTFCFLRGLQTDRNTIHKNLCINLFLAELLFLVGIDKTQYEIACPIFAGLLHYFFLAAFSWLCLEGVHLYLLLVEVFESEYSRTKYYYLGGYCFPALVVGIAAAIDYRSYGTEKACWLRVDNYFIWSFIGPVSFVIVVNLVFLMVTLHKMVRSSSVLKPDSSRLDNIKSWALGAIALLFLLGLTWAFGLLFINKESVVMAYLFTTFNAFQGVFIFVFHCALQKKVHKEYSKCLRHSYCCIRSPPGGAHGSLKTSAMRSNARYYTGTQSRIRRMWNDTVRKQTESSFMAGDINSTPTLNRGTMGNHLLTNPVLQPRGGTSPYNTLIAESVGFNPSSPPVFNSPGSYREPKHPLGGREACGMDTLPLNGNFNNSYSLRSGDFPPGDGAPEPPRGRNLADAAAFEKMIISELVHNNLRGGSSGAKGPPPPEPPVPPVPGGSGEEEAGGPGADRAEIELLYKALEEPLLLPRAQSVLYQSDLDESESCTAEDGATSRPLSSPPGRDSLYASGANLRDSPSYPDSSPEGPSEALPPPPPAPPGPPEIYYTSRPPALVARNPLQGYYQVRRPSHEGYLAAPGLEGPGPDGDGQMQLVTSL, encoded by the exons atgggggggtggggcggggccccCCACCTTTCTGACATCAGCGCTGCCTTGGTCCCTCCTCCCGAGCCGGGGATGGTTGCAG TCTTCGTGTGCCCAGGGACCCTGCAGAAGGTGCTGGAGCCCACCTCAACCCACGAGTCGGAGCACCAGTCTGGTGCATGGTGCAAGGACCCGCTGCAGGCAGGTGACCGCATCTACGTCATGCCGTGGATCCCCTACCGCACGGACACGCTGACCGAGTACGCCTCGTGGGAGGACTACGTGGCAGCGCGCCACACCACCACCTATCGCCTGCCCAACCGCGTAGACGGCACGGGCTTCGTGGTCTACGACGGCGCCGTCTTCTACAACAAGGAGCGCACGCGCAACATCGTCAAGTACGACTTGCGCACGCGCATCAAGAGCGGGGAGACGGTCATCAACACAGCCAATTACCACGACACCTCGCCCTACCGCTGGGGGGGCAAGACCGACATCGACCTGGCAGTGGATGAGAACGGGCTGTGGGTCATCTACGCTACTGAGGGCAACAACGGGCGGCTGGTGGTAAGCCAACTCAACCCCTACACGCTGCGCTTCGAGGGCACGTGGGAGACCGGCTACGACAAGCGCTCCGCGTCCAACGCCTTCATGGTGTGCGGCGTCCTGTACGTGCTGCGCTCCGTGTACGTGGACGACGACAGCGAGGCAGCCGGCAACCGCGTGGACTACGCCTTCAACACCAACGCCAACCGTGAGGAGCCTGTGAGCCTGGCCTTTCCCAACCCCTACCAGTTCGTCTCATCTGTCGACTATAACCCTCGCGACAACCAGCTCTATGTCTGGAACAACTACTTTGTGGTGCGCTATAGCCTGGAGTTTGGGCCGCCCGACCCTAGTGCGG GCCCAGCCACTTCCCCACCCCTCAGCACAACCACCACAGCCCGGCCCACACCCCTGACGAGCACAGCCTCGCCAGCAGCCACCACCCCGCTCCGCCGAGCACCCCTCACCACGCACCCCGTGGGTGCCATCAACCAGCTGGGACCTGACCTACCTCCAGCCACTGCCCCGGCCCCCAGCACCCGGcggccccctgcccccaatctgcACGTGTCCCCAGAACTCTTTTGTGAACCTCGAGAGGTGCGGCGGGTCCAATGGCCGGCCACCCAGCAGGGCATGCTGGTGGAGAGGCCCTGCCCCAAGGGGACTCGAG GAATTGCCTCCTTCCAGTGTCTACCAGCCCTGGGGCTCTGGAATCCCCGGGGCCCTGACCTCAGCAACTGCACCTCCCCCTGGGTCAACCAGGTGGCCCAGAAG aTCAAGAGTGGGGAGAATGCGGCCAACATTGCCAGCGAGCTGGCCCGCCACACCCGGGGCTCCATCTACGCGGGTGATGTGTCCTCCTCTGTGAAGCTGATGGAGCAGTTGCTGGACATTCTGGATGCCCAGCTGCAGGCGCTGCGGCCCATTGAGCGCGAGTCGGCCGGCAAGAACTACAACAAG ATGCACAAGCGGGAGAGAACTTGCAAGGACTACATCAAG GCTGTGGTGGAGACAGTGGACAACCTGCTGCGGCCGGAGGCCCTCGAGTCCTGGAAAGACATGAACGCCACCGAGCAGGCGCACACGGCCACCATGCTGCTAGACGTCCTGGAAGAGGGCGCCTTCCTACTGGCAGACAATGTCAGGGAGCCGGCCCGCTTCCTGGCCGCCAAGCAGAACGTGG TCCTCGAGGTCACAGTCCTGAACACTGAGGGCCAAGTGCAGGAGCTGGTGTTCCCCCAGGAGTACCCAAGCGAGAACTCAATCCAGCTGTCTGCCAACACCATCAAGCAGAACAGCCGCAACG GAGTGGTCAAGGTTGTCTTCATTCTCTACAACAACCTGGGCCTCTTCCTGTCCACCGAGAATGCCACGGTGAAGCTGGCGGGTGAAGCAGGCTCGGGGGGCCCAGGGGGCGCCTCCCTGGTGGTGAACTCGCAGGTCATCGCAGCGTCCATCAACAAGGAGTCCAGCCGAGTCTTCCTGATGGACCCTGTCATCTTCACTGTGGCCCACCTGGAG GCCAAGAACCACTTCAACGCTAACTGCTCCTTCTGGAACTACTCAGAGCGCTCCATGCTGGGCTACTGGTCAACCCAGGGCTGCCGCCTGGTGGAGTCCAATAAGACCCATACCACATGTGCCTGCAGCCACCTCACCAACTTTGCTGTGCTCATGGCGCACCGCGAGATC TACCAGGGCCGCATCAATGAGCTGCTGCTGTCGGTCATCACTTGGGTGGGCATCGTCATCTCCCTGGTCTGCCTGGCCATCTGTATCTCCACCTTCTGCTTCCTGCGGGGGCTACAGACCGACCGGAACACCATCCACAAGAACCTCTGCATCAACCTCTTCCTGGCGGAGCTGCTCTTCCTTGTCGGGATAGACAAGACTCAGTATGAG ATCGCCTGCCCCATCTTCGCGGGCTTGCTGCACTATTTCTTCCTGGCCGCCTTCTCCTGGCTGTGCCTGGAGGGTGTGCATCTCTACCTGCTGCTGGTGGAGGTGTTTGAGAGCGAGTACTCCCGCACCAAGTACTACTACCTGGGCGGGTACTGCTTCCCTGCCCTGGTGGTGGGCATTGCGGCCGCCATCGACTACCGCAGCTATGGCACCGAGAAGGC GTGTTGGCTCCGAGTGGACAATTACTTCATCTGGAGCTTCATTGGGCCCGTCTCCTTTGTTATTGTG GTGAACCTGGTGTTCCTCATGGTGACTCTGCACAAGATGGTCCGGAGCTCATCCGTGCTCAAGCCTGACTCCAGTCGCCTCGACAACATTAA ATCCTGGGCCCTGGGAGCCATTGCGCTGCTCTTCCTGCTGGGCCTCACGTGGGCTTTCGGCCTCCTCTTTATCAACAAGGAGTCCGTGGTCATGGCCTATCTCTTCACCACCTTCAACGccttccagggggtcttcatcTTTGTCTTTCACTGCGCCTTACAGAAGAAG GTGCATAAGGAGTACAGCAAGTGCCTGCGGCACTCCTACTGCTGCATCCGCTCCCCACCCGGGGGTGCGCACGGCTCACTCAAGACCTCAGCCATGCGGAGCAACGCCCGCTACTACACAGGGACCCAG AGCCGAATCCGGAGGATGTGGAACGACACCGTGAGGAAGCAGACGGAATCCTCCTTCATGGCGGGCGACATCAACAGCACCCCTACCCTGAACCGAG GTACCATGGGGAACCACCTGCTGACCAACCCTGTGCTGCAGCCCCGTGGGGGCACCAGCCCCTACAACACCCTCATTGCCGAGTCAGTGGGCTTCAACCCCTCCTCGCCCCCAGTCTTCAACTCCCCAG GGAGCTACCGGGAACCCA AGCACCCCTTGGGAGGCCGGGAAGCCTGCGGCATGGACACGCTACCCCTCAACGGCAACTTCAACAACAGCTACTCCTTGCGAAGCGGGGATTTCCCTCCTGGGGACGGGGCCCCTGAGCCCCCTCGAGGCCGGAACCTGGCCGACGCCGCTGCCTTCGAGAAGATGATCATCTCGGAGCTGGTGCACAACAACCTGCGCGGGGGCAGCAGCGGAGCCAAGGGTCCTCCACCGCCGGAGCCCCCTGTGCCGCCAGTGCCAGGGGGCAGCGGGGAGGAAGAGGCTGGCGGGCCCGGGGCTGACCGGGCAGAGATCGAACTTCTCTACAAGGCCCTGGAggagccactgctgctgccccGGGCCCAGTCGGTGCTGTACCAGAGCGATCTGGACGAGTCGGAGAGCTGCACGGCGGAGGATGGAGCCACCAGCCGGCCCCTCTCCTCGCCTCCAGGCCGGGACTCCCTCTACGCCAGCGGGGCCAACCTGCGGGACTCGCCCTCCTACCCGGACAGCAGCCCCGAGGGGCCCAGTgaggccctgcccccacccccacccgcaccCCCTGGCCCCCCCGAAATCTACTACACCTCGCGCCCGCCGGCCCTGGTGGCCCGGAACCCCCTGCAGGGCTACTACCAGGTCCGGCGGCCCAGCCACGAGGGCTACCTGGCGGCCCCGGGCCTTGAAGGGCCAGGGCCCGACGGGGACGGGCAGATGCAACTGGTTACCAGTCTCTGA